The Candidatus Koribacter versatilis Ellin345 genome has a segment encoding these proteins:
- a CDS encoding ABC transporter permease produces the protein MINRLCAIAFNTYREAVRDRVLYNLIVFALILTGSSLVFGQISIGVGKIVLVNLSLTAISIFGVVIAVFIGIGLVSKEMEKKTLYTVLTRPVRRWEFIVGKFTGLVGTLTVNAGLMAVGFFIALLIEQHKFVHSDSYLLVALYFLLLEFVIVTAVAILFSSFSTPIFSAIFSFALFVAGTFGNDLRGFAASTHGFTKFAVTAAAYLVPNLATFNVISLVAHEQAIPARLVVLNTGYAVCYSALVVAGAVMIFERRNMK, from the coding sequence ATGATCAACCGTCTCTGCGCGATTGCGTTTAACACCTATCGTGAGGCGGTACGGGACCGCGTACTCTACAACCTCATCGTGTTCGCGCTGATTTTGACGGGATCGTCATTGGTCTTCGGCCAGATTTCGATTGGCGTTGGCAAGATCGTTTTGGTCAACCTGAGTCTGACGGCAATCTCGATCTTCGGCGTCGTAATCGCGGTTTTCATTGGCATTGGTCTCGTCTCGAAAGAGATGGAGAAGAAGACCCTCTACACCGTGTTGACCAGGCCGGTCCGACGCTGGGAGTTCATTGTCGGGAAGTTCACGGGATTGGTGGGCACGCTAACCGTAAATGCAGGGCTGATGGCGGTCGGATTTTTCATCGCCTTGCTAATTGAGCAGCACAAGTTTGTGCATTCGGATTCCTATTTACTGGTGGCGCTCTATTTTCTGCTGCTGGAGTTTGTGATCGTCACCGCCGTGGCGATTCTGTTCTCGTCGTTCTCGACTCCGATTTTCTCGGCCATCTTCTCGTTCGCTCTGTTTGTAGCCGGAACCTTTGGTAATGACCTGCGTGGATTTGCCGCTTCGACGCATGGTTTTACCAAGTTTGCCGTCACTGCGGCTGCCTACCTGGTTCCGAACCTCGCCACTTTCAATGTCATTTCGCTGGTAGCCCATGAACAAGCCATTCCTGCACGGCTCGTTGTCCTCAACACTGGATATGCGGTCTGTTATTCGGCTTTGGTTGTGGCAGGTGCTGTGATGATCTTCGAGCGAAGGAACATGAAGTAA
- the lolA gene encoding outer membrane lipoprotein chaperone LolA has product MKSLFKSLVFLLLASLAFAQTDIKKLAEGVDHRYNDLRSMSAQFSERYSGNGMEREETGTLSLKKPGKMRWEYQSPREKLFVSDGKLAWFYVPGEKQVRQAQVKKLDDLRSPLRYLLGHTKLEKEFTGLSLAPDVKPAVAGNTVLRGIPVSMADRVSQVLLEITPEHRIARIVVSELDGSTTEFTFSQEQDNPSLADSSFEFKPPAGVEILQGSELTAP; this is encoded by the coding sequence TTGAAATCTCTCTTCAAAAGCCTTGTATTCCTGCTCTTGGCATCGTTGGCATTCGCACAGACTGATATTAAGAAACTGGCCGAGGGCGTGGACCACCGCTACAACGACCTCCGCTCCATGAGTGCGCAGTTCTCCGAGCGCTACTCCGGCAACGGGATGGAACGAGAAGAGACTGGCACACTGTCGTTGAAGAAGCCGGGGAAAATGCGCTGGGAGTACCAAAGTCCACGCGAAAAGCTGTTCGTTTCTGACGGCAAATTGGCCTGGTTTTACGTGCCCGGCGAGAAGCAAGTCCGCCAGGCGCAGGTCAAAAAATTGGACGATCTGCGATCGCCGCTACGCTACTTACTCGGACATACCAAGCTGGAAAAGGAATTCACGGGACTTTCGCTGGCGCCGGACGTCAAACCAGCGGTGGCGGGCAATACGGTTTTGCGCGGCATTCCTGTATCAATGGCGGACCGCGTGAGCCAGGTGCTTCTCGAGATCACTCCGGAGCATCGTATTGCGCGCATCGTGGTGAGCGAACTCGACGGCTCGACAACGGAGTTCACGTTCAGCCAGGAACAGGACAATCCCTCACTGGCGGACAGTAGTTTCGAATTCAAGCCGCCGGCGGGAGTGGAGATACTGCAAGGCAGTGAATTGACTGCGCCTTAA
- a CDS encoding prepilin-type N-terminal cleavage/methylation domain-containing protein has product MKRQKGFSLIELLIVVAIILIIAAIAIPNLLRSRMAANEASAVGSVRTINTAEVTYSTAYPDVGFTLTLANLGGPTGTCATGGTGATSTQACLIDNVLGAGTKSGYTFALSGTAATPQTTFTLKASPVTVGSSGQRGFYTDHTGVIRYNQSGSATSTDNPLQ; this is encoded by the coding sequence ATGAAAAGACAAAAAGGTTTTTCACTAATCGAGTTGCTGATCGTCGTGGCGATCATCCTGATCATTGCCGCGATCGCAATTCCGAACTTGCTGCGTTCCCGCATGGCTGCCAATGAAGCATCGGCGGTGGGCTCGGTTCGCACCATCAACACGGCGGAAGTTACATATTCGACCGCATATCCTGACGTGGGCTTCACGCTTACCCTCGCCAACCTGGGTGGTCCGACCGGCACGTGCGCCACTGGCGGGACCGGCGCGACTTCGACCCAGGCTTGCCTGATTGACAACGTGCTCGGCGCCGGCACCAAGAGCGGTTATACGTTTGCTCTGAGCGGCACGGCTGCGACTCCGCAGACGACTTTCACTCTGAAGGCCAGCCCAGTAACGGTTGGCTCCAGCGGTCAGCGTGGTTTCTACACCGACCACACGGGCGTGATCCGCTACAACCAGAGCGGTTCGGCGACCTCGACCGACAACCCGTTGCAGTAG
- a CDS encoding type II secretion system F family protein, with translation MAEYVVKLADERGRIQEKTESAHSEAEIRDRFSQAGYLVYSVKARGTAVGIRLPFRRKVSAQQFLIFNQQFLTLVRAGLPIVQSMELLMRRQKNQYFQKVLEDVRDRLKGGSLLSEAFEAQGIFPKIYTTTLLAGEKSGNLEEVVGRYIAFQRLLLSFRKKLIASLIYPSILVCGVVVLFSMLITWVVPRFALLFQDLGSDLPAITKFVLAFGNNAQTWAPFVLVGAIVLAIVFFRWKKTESGSLMWDRFMMSLPIFGQIWLKSQVSTFSRMLSTLLGGGLPLVPSLETAAASIGSKTLARGIRTASKSVREGRSLARSLEATAAFPDLSVEMIEVGESTGALPQMLVSVAEFYEEDVQNALAAAMSLVEPVILIIMGMVVGFILIALYLPIFSIGMGGAAGH, from the coding sequence ATGGCGGAATACGTCGTAAAGCTGGCCGACGAACGCGGCCGCATCCAGGAAAAAACCGAGAGCGCACACTCCGAGGCCGAGATCCGGGACCGCTTTTCGCAGGCCGGATACCTGGTGTACTCGGTCAAGGCGAGGGGTACAGCCGTTGGCATCCGCCTGCCGTTCCGCCGCAAGGTGAGCGCGCAACAGTTCCTAATCTTCAACCAGCAATTCCTGACATTAGTTCGCGCCGGACTGCCGATTGTGCAGTCGATGGAACTCCTGATGCGCCGGCAGAAGAACCAGTACTTTCAAAAGGTTCTTGAAGACGTTCGGGATCGGCTGAAGGGCGGCTCGTTGTTGTCGGAGGCGTTCGAGGCGCAGGGAATTTTCCCGAAGATCTATACGACGACTCTGCTCGCCGGCGAGAAGAGCGGCAACCTCGAAGAAGTAGTTGGCCGTTACATTGCGTTCCAGCGTCTACTGCTTTCATTCCGTAAGAAGCTGATTGCATCGCTGATCTATCCATCCATTCTCGTCTGCGGCGTGGTGGTGCTGTTCTCCATGCTGATTACGTGGGTGGTTCCTCGATTCGCATTGTTATTCCAGGATTTAGGTTCGGACTTGCCGGCGATCACGAAGTTCGTTCTGGCGTTTGGTAATAACGCGCAGACTTGGGCACCGTTCGTCCTGGTCGGCGCAATTGTGTTGGCGATCGTTTTTTTTCGTTGGAAGAAAACCGAGTCCGGTTCGCTGATGTGGGACCGGTTCATGATGTCGCTACCGATTTTCGGACAGATTTGGCTGAAGTCGCAGGTGTCGACATTCTCGCGCATGTTGTCCACGTTGCTCGGCGGCGGCCTGCCGTTAGTGCCGTCGTTAGAGACGGCGGCGGCTTCGATTGGAAGCAAAACTTTGGCCCGGGGGATTCGTACGGCGAGCAAGAGCGTGCGTGAGGGCAGATCGCTGGCCCGGAGCCTGGAAGCGACGGCAGCGTTTCCGGATTTGTCGGTAGAGATGATTGAAGTGGGCGAGTCCACGGGCGCGTTGCCGCAAATGCTGGTGTCGGTGGCGGAGTTCTACGAAGAAGACGTGCAGAACGCGCTGGCGGCGGCGATGTCGCTGGTGGAGCCGGTAATCCTGATCATCATGGGCATGGTCGTGGGGTTCATCCTGATAGCACTCTAT
- a CDS encoding ABC transporter ATP-binding protein — MFAIETVALEKIYQTGFWRRATRRALWPLSLSVPEHEVFGFLGPNGAGKTTTLKLLMSLIYPTSGEARILGLPVDDPNLKRQIGYSPEQPYFYDHLTAHELLKYYAQLTGVPAKEQSKKVEGVLERVGLRDIKKLQLRKFSKGMLQRVSIAQAIVHDPRIVFLDEPMSGLDPMGRREVRDLIQELKEEGKTIFFSTHILSDAETLCDRVAVVNKGELKGVGSIAELKSRGTGESEILWESAGEIAELKKRAKSFHRSAEFWRAVVPDAEVYTAIDCIRQAKGRLISVTSVRETLEDYFFERLNAPGAEQ; from the coding sequence ATGTTTGCGATTGAGACCGTAGCTCTCGAAAAGATCTACCAGACTGGTTTCTGGCGAAGGGCGACTCGTCGGGCCCTTTGGCCTCTCAGCCTTTCGGTTCCAGAACACGAAGTGTTCGGTTTTCTTGGCCCAAACGGCGCGGGAAAGACGACCACCCTCAAGCTGCTCATGAGCTTGATCTACCCGACGTCGGGCGAGGCGCGAATTCTCGGCCTGCCTGTTGACGACCCAAACTTAAAACGCCAGATTGGCTACTCACCGGAGCAGCCGTACTTCTACGATCACCTAACAGCCCACGAACTGCTGAAGTATTACGCTCAACTGACCGGAGTTCCGGCGAAAGAGCAATCGAAGAAAGTGGAGGGTGTGCTCGAGCGAGTGGGGTTGCGCGATATCAAGAAGCTGCAACTCCGCAAGTTTTCAAAGGGTATGCTTCAGCGAGTGAGCATCGCGCAGGCGATCGTGCACGATCCACGTATTGTGTTCCTGGACGAACCGATGTCGGGGCTCGATCCGATGGGCCGGCGCGAGGTGCGCGACCTCATTCAGGAACTGAAGGAAGAAGGGAAGACCATCTTCTTTTCGACCCACATCCTCTCTGACGCTGAGACACTTTGCGACCGGGTTGCTGTGGTCAATAAGGGTGAGCTAAAGGGTGTCGGATCGATTGCCGAACTGAAGTCTCGTGGCACCGGCGAAAGCGAGATCCTGTGGGAATCGGCGGGAGAGATTGCTGAACTGAAGAAGCGTGCCAAAAGCTTTCATCGTTCCGCCGAGTTCTGGCGAGCGGTGGTGCCGGATGCTGAGGTGTACACGGCGATCGATTGTATCCGGCAAGCGAAGGGGCGTTTAATTTCGGTGACGTCGGTCCGTGAGACCTTGGAGGACTATTTCTTCGAAAGGCTGAATGCGCCGGGGGCGGAGCAATGA
- a CDS encoding M16 family metallopeptidase: MASALRNVRKEVLPNGLTVLTEEMDHIRSVSIGIWVKNGSRHEDPQVNGISHFIEHMVFKGTTTRNAEAIAREVDSIGGNMDAFTGKEMVCFNVKILDEHVPVAMDVLSDMVLNPVFDGAEIDREKGVIQEEIKMDEDNPDYLVHEIFTQNFYKDHPLGKPILGTKETVKGFDRDIVLGNYGRKFAPGNLIVAAAGNINHKSFVDEVRRRFEHLKPSLNGFHQEPPKTHARIIMRNKKSLEQVQICLGVPAYSISDKRRYVCYILNTLLGGGMSSRLFQDIREKQGLVYSIFSELNPFQDSGSLAVYAGTSRESAPKVVTQVVKEFGNFKREMVSVEELQRAKAQLKGSLMLGLESSTARMSNLARQEMYYDHFHTMDEIIAKIEVVTREEVCEMANEIFRAEDIAVTVLGNMNGVKISRDQLAC; encoded by the coding sequence ATGGCGAGCGCGCTCCGCAACGTTCGGAAAGAAGTGCTTCCGAACGGCCTTACGGTGTTGACCGAAGAGATGGACCACATCCGCTCGGTCTCGATCGGCATCTGGGTGAAAAATGGGTCGCGGCACGAAGACCCGCAAGTTAACGGCATCTCGCATTTTATCGAACACATGGTGTTCAAGGGTACGACCACGCGCAATGCGGAGGCGATTGCCCGGGAAGTGGATTCCATCGGTGGCAATATGGACGCCTTCACGGGCAAAGAGATGGTCTGCTTCAACGTGAAGATCCTAGATGAGCATGTGCCGGTGGCGATGGACGTGTTGTCGGACATGGTGCTGAATCCGGTCTTCGATGGCGCAGAGATTGATCGCGAGAAGGGCGTGATCCAGGAAGAGATCAAGATGGATGAGGACAATCCGGATTATCTCGTCCACGAGATATTCACGCAGAACTTCTATAAGGACCATCCGCTGGGAAAGCCGATTCTTGGAACGAAAGAGACGGTGAAGGGCTTCGACCGCGACATCGTGTTGGGGAATTACGGGCGCAAGTTCGCGCCGGGGAACTTGATTGTTGCGGCAGCGGGAAATATCAACCACAAGTCGTTCGTGGACGAAGTGCGGCGGCGGTTTGAGCACTTAAAGCCGAGCCTCAATGGATTCCACCAGGAGCCACCGAAGACGCACGCGCGCATCATTATGCGAAATAAGAAATCGCTGGAACAGGTGCAGATCTGCCTGGGAGTGCCGGCGTATTCGATTTCGGACAAGAGGCGTTATGTCTGCTACATCTTGAATACGCTGCTCGGCGGCGGGATGAGCTCGCGGTTGTTCCAGGACATTCGTGAGAAGCAAGGGTTGGTGTACTCGATCTTCAGTGAACTGAATCCGTTCCAGGATTCGGGATCGCTGGCGGTATATGCGGGAACATCGCGCGAGTCAGCGCCGAAAGTCGTGACGCAGGTGGTGAAGGAGTTCGGCAACTTCAAGCGCGAGATGGTGAGCGTTGAGGAGTTGCAGCGCGCCAAAGCCCAGCTGAAGGGCAGCCTGATGTTGGGGCTGGAGTCCTCCACGGCGCGGATGTCGAACCTGGCACGGCAGGAGATGTATTACGACCACTTCCACACCATGGACGAGATCATCGCGAAGATCGAAGTGGTGACGCGGGAAGAGGTCTGCGAGATGGCCAACGAGATCTTCCGGGCGGAGGATATCGCGGTAACGGTCCTTGGAAATATGAACGGGGTGAAGATCTCGCGCGACCAACTGGCGTGTTAG
- a CDS encoding prepilin-type N-terminal cleavage/methylation domain-containing protein encodes MRKQKGFSLIELLIVVAIILIIAAIAIPNLLRSRMAANEASAVGSVRTINTAEVTYSSAYPDVGFTLTLANLGGPTGTCATGGSGATSTQACLIDNVLGAGTKSGYTFALSGTAATPQTTFTLKATPVTVGSSGQRGFYTDQTGVIRYNQSGSATSTDNPLQ; translated from the coding sequence ATGCGTAAACAGAAGGGTTTCTCGCTGATTGAGTTGTTGATCGTTGTCGCGATCATCCTGATCATTGCCGCGATCGCAATTCCGAACTTGCTGCGTTCCCGCATGGCTGCCAACGAAGCATCGGCTGTCGGCTCGGTCCGCACCATCAACACGGCGGAAGTTACATATTCGTCCGCGTATCCTGACGTGGGCTTCACGCTCACCCTGGCCAACCTGGGTGGCCCGACCGGCACGTGCGCCACTGGCGGCTCCGGCGCGACCTCGACCCAGGCTTGCTTGATTGACAACGTGCTCGGCGCCGGCACCAAGAGCGGCTACACGTTTGCTCTGAGCGGCACGGCTGCGACTCCGCAGACGACTTTCACCCTGAAGGCCACTCCGGTAACGGTTGGCTCCAGCGGTCAGCGTGGTTTCTACACCGATCAGACGGGCGTCATCCGCTACAACCAGAGCGGTTCGGCGACCTCGACCGACAACCCGTTGCAGTAG